Genomic segment of Tautonia rosea:
ATCACACGAGTATTGATAAGCTTATTGAATACATCAAGAATGATCGGCTCGCGACACCGGCACAGCGAGCTCAACTCGATCTGCTCGCAGCGTTGAACCAGCAGCATCTGGAACGCCGTCAGCGCGATGCCGAACTGGAAGCCCGTATCCAGTCGTTTGAACTGGCCTTTCGCATGCAATCAGAGGCAGCTGATGCGTTTGATGTCTCGCGGGAGCCGGAGCACGTCCGCCAGCGTTATGGGGAAGGAGTTCATGGAAGGCAGTTACTCATCGCACGTCGTTTGCTCGAACGTGGTGTTCGCTATCTTCAGGTGTATCACGGCAACGGTCAGCCCTGGGATAACCACGACGACATCGAGGATGGGCATCGTCGGCTTGCGGGTCAGTGCGATCGGCCGATTGCGGCCTTGATCAAAGACCTCAAGGAACGAGGAATGCTTGATGAGACCCTGGTGATCTGGGGAGGAGAGTTTGGACGGACCCCAACCGTCGAGCTCCCCACCCCCGGAGCTAACGCTGGCAAGATGAATGGCCGGGACCACAATCATTACGGGTTCACCATGTGGATGGCCGGAGGTGGTGTCAAGGGAGGGCATGTTCACGGCGCAACCGACGAGTTCGGCTTCAAGGCGGTCGAAAACCCTGTGCATATTCACGATCTGCACGCCACCATTCTCTTCCTGCTCGGTTTCGACCACGAACAATTCACTTACCGCTACGCCGGTCGCGACTTCCGCCTGACCGACGTTCATGGTCGCATCGTGCACGAGATCATCGCCTGACCTACTCAACCAGGAGTCGAACATGAGGGCGATTGTCCGTCATGGCTGTGGTCTGATGCTTGCCCTGGCGCTCGTCGTAATGGGATCGTACGGTGCCTTTGCCGATGATGTCGAAGGCATTCGACCGAGTCCCATCAATCCTTCCTACTGGGAATATCAAGGGGAAACCGTCATCCTCCTGGGCGGCAGTGACGACGATAATCTCTTTCAATGGGAAGAAGAGAATCTTCGAACCCACCTCGATCGACTGGTGAATGCGGGAGGGAACTACATCCGCAACACCATGTCCAGTCGGGATGAGGGAAACCTCTGGCCCTTTGCTCAGAGAGATGATGGCCGTTATGAC
This window contains:
- a CDS encoding DUF1501 domain-containing protein; amino-acid sequence: MPHDRPNLETLPVTRRELLCRSGMGFGAMALGGLLTESGVLAHSQQADATVQSSLAPKVPPLVPRAKRIIHLFMNGGPSQVDTFDPKPMLSRYAGKELPTENLRTERRTGAALGSPFKFKKFGESGIEVSELFTNVAECIDDLCVIRSMHADVPNHEPSLMLMNCGDARLPRPSVGSWVLYGLGTENQNLPGFVVLCPGGYPIAESSNWKSAFLPGIYQGTHIDPNHTSIDKLIEYIKNDRLATPAQRAQLDLLAALNQQHLERRQRDAELEARIQSFELAFRMQSEAADAFDVSREPEHVRQRYGEGVHGRQLLIARRLLERGVRYLQVYHGNGQPWDNHDDIEDGHRRLAGQCDRPIAALIKDLKERGMLDETLVIWGGEFGRTPTVELPTPGANAGKMNGRDHNHYGFTMWMAGGGVKGGHVHGATDEFGFKAVENPVHIHDLHATILFLLGFDHEQFTYRYAGRDFRLTDVHGRIVHEIIA